CTTAGAGAATGCATCATCACCGCATGTAGTGATAAAAGAGGCCAAGAAATCATCGATGCATTGGAGATTCTTTCTGAGGAGGATTTCAGCGACAGCTGGGGCTACCCAAGGCGGACGCTTTTTGAAGCCCTCAAAATTTCACATCTTGCTTGCATCGATACAGATCCAATTGACATACTCACATCTGCATTTCGTACTGATGACCATGGTTTCTTCAACTATATTGAAGAAGTAGCGCTGAAGAATTTCAGAAAACAGGTGGAGATTGGCAACACTTTCTTCATCGATGTGGACGAGCTTGCAGAGACACAGGCCGCAATCCTCATTCCCCAAATAGCTTCAACACGTATCGAGCGTTTACGTTCTGTCTGCCGAGGGAGATTCAATTCTACACGGTTTGTACAGACCTATTACGGTTTCAAACTCGCAACTTCGGGAGTTCGAAATAACGGCTTTGGTGAGAAACTCATTAAATGTCTCAAGGGGCTAGGAGTTGTTGTATCATCTGAGATACGCCCTGCCGACTTCGATTTTGAAATCGAAAGCGTAAGATTCGACAACGTTTCCGATAAAATGGACGAGATACTCTATGAAATACTTCGTCTTACTGGGAATAACTCAGGTGAACGAGCCAAGGCTGCCAAATCTCTAGGGGTAATCGGTGATCCTCGTGCAGAACCATATCTATGTGCGGCTACTGAAGACAAGTATCCTTGGGTGAAGAAGGCAGCAATAGTGGCTCTTGGGCGCATTCGTCTGCCATCAAGTATTCCTGTACTGGTAGAGTGCCTTTATGATTTGGAATCGAGTGTACGAGAGAAGGCAGCAAACACTATCGCTGAATTCGGAGAGAAGGCAATTCCGCATCTTCTCAACGTTCTAGAGAATGATCGCGGTGTTCATTTTGAGAATGCTTTGGAGGAGGCCAAGAAATCCCACCCTCGTTCACTCGACAGTTTCGCTGCTGCTCTACTGCATCGAGATTCGGAAGCTAAACAGCTGGCGACAGGAGTTCTGAATGACCTTGGCCATGCTGTTACGAAGAGGGCTGTATCAGATGGACGATGAATCGAGCCTGCTACTTCTCTAGCAATGCTTTTGCTCTGTTGATGACATTATCAACCGTAAATCCATACTTCTCAAAAATGACATTGTAGGGTGCAGAAGATCCAAACCTCTCAACACCAATTATGTCTCCATCTTCTCCTACCCAGCGTTCCCAACCTTGTGGCACACCTGCTTCAACTGCTAGTCTTGCTGTTATGTTCGGTGGAAGAACAGATTTGCGATACTCTTCGGCCTGTTGTTGGAACAATTCCCAGCTTGGGAACGAAACCAGTCTAACGCTGATTCCTTCTTCTGCGAGCTTCTTTCCCGCTTCCACAATAAGATGCACCTCGGATCCCGAAGCCATCAGTAGCAGCTGAGGGTCCTCATTGCCAAGGTCTGCAAGGACATATGCTCCCTTCTGGAGGCCTTCTGCTTTGCCATATTCATTACGATCAAGAATCGGGACTTTTTGACGAGTAAACGCGAATGCGGTTGGTCCTTCTGTTCGCTTCATTCCAACCTTCCACCCCTCTACGACCTCATTTGCATCACACGGGCGAATTACCATCAGATTGGGAATAGCTCGAAGAGAAGCCAATTGCTCTATAGGCTGGTGAGTTGGTCCATCTTCGCCTAATCCAATACTGTCATGGGTGAACACCCACAGGCTGTTATGACGAGAAAGTGCTGACATTCTGATTGCTGGTCGCATGTAATCGGAGAAAATGAGGAACGTAGCTCCGTACGGTTTGATACCGCCATGAGCTGCCATTCCATTGACTATGGCTGCCATAATATGCTCTCGCACCCCGAAATGGATGTTTCGCCCTCCTGGATTATCTGCCTGCAAAGATGTGCTTTCGTCTATCCATGTTTTATTGGATGGCGTTAGATCTGCTGACCCACCAATCAGTTCGGGAACGTGTTGAGCAAGAGCATTGATAACGTGACCAGATGGAACCCTCGTCGCAAGCTTTCCATCATCTTCAGAATAGCTTGGAAGATCAGCATCCCATCTGTCAGGCAGTTCCCCTTTCATACGCCGATTGAATTGTTCAGCTAGTTCAGGATGTTCGTGTGCATATTCATCGATTTGTGCCTTCCATTCCTTCTCTAGCCTCTCCCCCCGGGGGACAGCTTCTCTGAAATGTTCAAGCACCTCTTCGGGAATGTAGAAGCGAGGTTCAAGCGGCCATCCAAGGTTCTTTTTTGCACCCTCCAGTTCATCTTCCCCTGGTGGTTCTCCATGAGCCTTGGCGGTATCCTGTTTGTTTGGCATACCGTATCCGATATGGGTTTGACACGCTATTAGTGAAGGCCTTTGATCCTCTTTGGCTTTCTTTATTGCAGTATCAATAGATTCGATGTCATTGCCATTCTCAACGGTCTGTATGTGCCAGCCAAAGGCCTCAAAGCGTTTCTGTACGTCCTCTGTAAATGTAATATCTGTGCTCCCATCGATAGAAATCTCATTATCATCATACAAAACTATTAGCTTACCCAGTTTAAGGTGACCCGCCAAGGAACCTCCTTCGGAGCTAATACCCTCCATCATATCGCCATCGGTGGCGAGAACATAGGTATAATGGTCGACAATATCATGGTCATCTTTGTTGAATACTGCAGCTAGATGTTTCTCCGCAATGGCCATACCAACAGCGTTACCGAATCCCTGCCCGAGTGGCCCCGTTGTCACTTCTACACCTGGAGTCTCATGACACTCCGGATGACCTGGAGTTGGACTTCCCCACTGTCTGAAATTCTTGATATCTTCCAAACTCAAGTCGTATCCCGTAAGGTGGAGCAATGAGTATAGTAGCATGGATCCGTGCCCTCCCGAGAGTATGAATCGATCTCGATCTGGCCACTCAGGATTTTTTGGATTATACCTGAGATGCCGTCTCCAGAGGGTATAGGCAATCGTGGCACTGCCCATTGGCATTCCCGGATGGCCGGAATTTGCCCGTTGAACAGCATCCGCGGATAGAAAACGAATCGTATTGATGGCTTTTTCATGAATGGATTCTGACTCTGGCATCTGTCAAATCTCCTCTCTATTAGTGAATCATGTGATGCTCAAGCACAATTTGAGATTCTGTATTGGGCAACTCTAGTTCCTTGCTTTTGGTTGTTGCGATTTTCTGATGGCCTAGTTGGGAGTATCTTCGTGTTTCTCAGAACACCCGGTGATAAAGGTCTTATCTAGTCCACATTTTTGCCTGATATCCTTTGCAATTGGCGCCGTGCTATACGGCAATCCATTATTTTTGTTCTCGAAGGCTACTCCCCAATATTTGTGCCTGGAGGATATTCTTCCATGAACTCATCCTTCAGGATATCCATTGCAACGAAATCATGGAATTCCCCCTCTGTATAAGCGGCTTTTCTGAATGTCCCGCATTTCTTGAAGCCGGCTTTTTCATAGGCTCTGATTGCACGATTGTTGTGTGCCAATGTAAGCAAGAAAATACTGTTGAGATCAAGTGCATGAAATCCGATCCACAGCATGACACGTGTTGCATCGGTACCGTATCCCCTGCCATGTTTTTGGGGATTATGGATGGCAATTCCAAATTCAGCGCGCCTGTGCTGCTTTGAAATA
The sequence above is drawn from the Candidatus Lokiarchaeota archaeon genome and encodes:
- a CDS encoding GNAT family N-acetyltransferase, translated to MEEKEAAEFLGTVSRTDISKQHRRAEFGIAIHNPQKHGRGYGTDATRVMLWIGFHALDLNSIFLLTLAHNNRAIRAYEKAGFKKCGTFRKAAYTEGEFHDFVAMDILKDEFMEEYPPGTNIGE
- the tkt gene encoding transketolase; its protein translation is MPESESIHEKAINTIRFLSADAVQRANSGHPGMPMGSATIAYTLWRRHLRYNPKNPEWPDRDRFILSGGHGSMLLYSLLHLTGYDLSLEDIKNFRQWGSPTPGHPECHETPGVEVTTGPLGQGFGNAVGMAIAEKHLAAVFNKDDHDIVDHYTYVLATDGDMMEGISSEGGSLAGHLKLGKLIVLYDDNEISIDGSTDITFTEDVQKRFEAFGWHIQTVENGNDIESIDTAIKKAKEDQRPSLIACQTHIGYGMPNKQDTAKAHGEPPGEDELEGAKKNLGWPLEPRFYIPEEVLEHFREAVPRGERLEKEWKAQIDEYAHEHPELAEQFNRRMKGELPDRWDADLPSYSEDDGKLATRVPSGHVINALAQHVPELIGGSADLTPSNKTWIDESTSLQADNPGGRNIHFGVREHIMAAIVNGMAAHGGIKPYGATFLIFSDYMRPAIRMSALSRHNSLWVFTHDSIGLGEDGPTHQPIEQLASLRAIPNLMVIRPCDANEVVEGWKVGMKRTEGPTAFAFTRQKVPILDRNEYGKAEGLQKGAYVLADLGNEDPQLLLMASGSEVHLIVEAGKKLAEEGISVRLVSFPSWELFQQQAEEYRKSVLPPNITARLAVEAGVPQGWERWVGEDGDIIGVERFGSSAPYNVIFEKYGFTVDNVINRAKALLEK